A genome region from Brooklawnia propionicigenes includes the following:
- the nadB gene encoding L-aspartate oxidase: MNGAQLPSAEVSWTRHCDVVVVGTGAAGLSAVVGLLAAGLDVAVVTRGEITDSSTDWAQGGLAAVWSPDDDAELHLNDTLVAGAGLCDEDAVRDLVVHAPDALRRLIGLGAHFDTDASGAIDLHLEGGHHARRILHAGGDQSGHEVERTLIDSVLGKLDVLTGTRLVDVLTDAGHQACGVRVLDDQSRIGEVSARAVLLATGGIGQLWPTTTNPEVSTGDGLAAALRAGAVIRDAEFMQFHPTILVVPPAHRIPGDRGVLISEAVRGEGAFLIDSAGRRVMAGVHPLADLAPRDVVSAAEQAHMAATGEDHLFLDATGFGAERWETSFPSILAMCRERGVDPVTEPIPVRPGAHYHCGGVAATMSGVTSVPGLRVIGEAACTGVQGANRLASNSLTEALVMGERAAAELAVDLRSRPLPGPASARPAAGLRAAEVVDDIREAMADHVSVLRDAVGLADALRVLADLPAAPRLDDAVLTATNAAQVAQLVATAAAERTESRGCHRRSDYTQRRETWRLHIDQQLDEAGQVVLSFTDPICGHQVAA; this comes from the coding sequence ATGAACGGCGCGCAACTGCCGAGCGCAGAGGTCTCGTGGACGCGCCACTGCGATGTCGTGGTGGTAGGCACCGGCGCTGCCGGCTTGTCGGCGGTGGTCGGCCTGCTTGCGGCGGGACTTGATGTCGCAGTCGTCACTCGCGGCGAGATCACCGACTCCAGCACCGATTGGGCCCAAGGCGGGCTGGCCGCGGTCTGGTCGCCCGATGACGATGCCGAGCTTCACCTCAATGACACTCTGGTCGCCGGGGCCGGGCTGTGCGACGAGGACGCTGTGCGCGATCTGGTCGTCCATGCCCCGGATGCGTTGCGGCGGCTGATCGGGCTGGGCGCCCACTTCGATACCGACGCCAGCGGTGCCATCGACCTGCACCTGGAGGGCGGCCACCACGCCCGCCGGATTCTGCACGCCGGCGGGGATCAGTCCGGTCACGAGGTGGAACGTACCCTCATCGATTCCGTGCTCGGGAAGCTTGACGTGCTGACCGGCACCCGGCTCGTCGATGTGCTCACCGATGCCGGCCACCAGGCCTGCGGCGTCCGTGTTCTGGACGATCAGTCGCGCATCGGGGAGGTCAGCGCCCGCGCCGTGCTGCTGGCGACCGGCGGCATCGGTCAGCTGTGGCCGACCACCACCAACCCGGAGGTCTCGACTGGCGACGGGTTGGCGGCGGCGCTGCGTGCCGGCGCGGTGATCCGCGACGCCGAGTTCATGCAATTCCATCCGACGATCCTGGTGGTGCCGCCGGCGCATCGGATTCCCGGTGACCGTGGCGTCCTGATCTCTGAGGCCGTGCGCGGCGAAGGCGCATTCCTCATCGACAGCGCCGGACGCCGGGTGATGGCCGGGGTCCACCCGCTCGCCGATCTCGCGCCGCGCGATGTGGTCTCCGCCGCCGAGCAGGCCCACATGGCCGCCACCGGAGAAGACCATCTGTTCCTCGACGCCACCGGCTTCGGAGCCGAGCGCTGGGAGACCTCTTTCCCGTCGATTCTGGCCATGTGCCGCGAGCGCGGAGTGGACCCGGTTACTGAGCCCATCCCAGTAAGGCCGGGCGCGCATTACCATTGCGGCGGGGTGGCGGCCACGATGTCGGGCGTCACCAGCGTGCCGGGGCTCCGGGTGATCGGCGAGGCGGCCTGCACCGGTGTCCAGGGGGCCAACCGGCTGGCGTCCAATTCGCTGACCGAAGCATTGGTGATGGGCGAACGTGCGGCGGCCGAACTCGCGGTCGATCTTCGTTCGCGTCCGCTGCCCGGACCGGCTTCCGCCCGCCCGGCCGCCGGATTGCGAGCTGCCGAGGTGGTCGACGACATCCGGGAGGCCATGGCTGATCATGTGTCGGTGCTGCGGGATGCCGTCGGACTGGCTGATGCCCTCAGGGTGCTGGCCGATCTGCCTGCTGCCCCTCGACTCGACGATGCCGTGCTGACCGCAACCAATGCGGCGCAGGTAGCCCAGCTCGTCGCGACGGCTGCCGCCGAACGCACCGAGTCGCGCGGCTGCCACCGGCGCAGTGATTACACGCAGCGCCGCGAGACGTGGCGACTTCACATCGATCAGCAGCTCGACGAGGCCGGCCAGGTCGTCCTCAGCTTCACCGACCCGATCTGCGGTCACCAGGTGGCGGCATGA
- the nadA gene encoding quinolinate synthase NadA, protein MTTTVLPPSAPNVTPSAPTSTPSAPTIDNDFEQWADRVRRAARKQDAVILAHNYQDPAIQDVADHVGDSLALSRIAAECDASTIVFAGVHFMAETAKILSPDKRVLIPDAKAGCSLADCITADQLREWKAQHPGAVVVSYVNTTAAVKAETDICCTSSNALEVVRSIPADTEVLFCPDQFLGAHVRRTLGRDNIHTWMGECHVHADISPSDLIDQVHANPDAELFVHPECGCTTSALWLAGRGELPAERTHILSTGGMLTAARATTSATVLVATEVGMLHQLRQVNGLTDFEPVNPRAICPFMKMTTRDKLLSCIEEGHDEVTVDPAIAAKARRAVERMISIGNPGGGE, encoded by the coding sequence ATGACGACCACAGTTCTGCCGCCCTCGGCGCCAAATGTGACACCTTCGGCGCCAACCTCGACACCTTCAGCACCAACCATCGACAACGACTTCGAGCAGTGGGCCGACCGGGTACGCCGGGCAGCACGCAAGCAGGACGCGGTCATCTTGGCGCACAACTACCAGGACCCCGCGATTCAAGACGTCGCCGATCACGTGGGTGATTCCTTGGCGCTGTCGCGGATCGCTGCCGAGTGCGATGCGTCCACGATCGTCTTCGCCGGTGTGCACTTCATGGCCGAGACCGCCAAGATTCTCTCCCCTGACAAGCGGGTGCTCATCCCGGACGCGAAAGCCGGCTGCTCACTGGCCGATTGCATCACCGCCGATCAGCTGCGCGAATGGAAGGCCCAGCACCCCGGCGCAGTGGTGGTCAGCTACGTCAACACCACCGCTGCCGTGAAGGCCGAGACCGACATCTGCTGCACGTCGTCGAATGCTCTTGAGGTGGTCCGCTCGATTCCGGCGGACACCGAGGTGCTGTTCTGCCCCGACCAGTTCCTCGGCGCGCATGTGCGCCGCACGCTGGGCCGCGACAACATCCACACCTGGATGGGCGAATGCCACGTGCACGCCGACATCTCGCCCAGCGATCTCATCGATCAGGTGCACGCCAACCCGGACGCCGAGTTGTTCGTCCACCCCGAGTGCGGCTGCACCACCAGCGCGCTATGGCTGGCCGGACGGGGCGAGTTGCCCGCCGAGCGCACCCACATCCTGTCCACCGGGGGCATGCTGACCGCAGCCCGCGCCACCACCTCGGCGACGGTGCTGGTGGCCACCGAGGTGGGCATGCTGCATCAGCTGCGCCAGGTCAACGGGCTCACCGACTTCGAGCCGGTCAATCCTCGCGCGATCTGCCCGTTCATGAAGATGACCACCCGCGACAAGCTGCTGAGCTGCATCGAGGAGGGCCACGACGAGGTCACCGTCGACCCGGCAATCGCCGCCAAGGCGCGCCGGGCCGTCGAGCGAATGATCAGCATCGGCAACCCGGGCGGTGGTGAGTGA
- a CDS encoding NUDIX hydrolase, producing the protein MKRAPFRDRTGVAKYRHEVLAVVLRAADGEQARLKVLVRRREHEPFAGELALPSGPVEVDESMEDAVTRHLASQLGLAGLAHREQLETYSDPERDPFERTIATAYLGLVPSDAELSLVSEAVWVDVTDLPEMAFDHHLVIESALKRLRGKFSYTNIAFALAPAEFTMASLRGIYEAALGHEVDVTNLLRVLQRRGQIERVGTLAGSGARGGRPPSTWKFTSNEYQVTDPFAALGPGRRTTV; encoded by the coding sequence GTGAAGAGAGCACCTTTCAGAGACCGGACGGGGGTGGCGAAGTATCGCCACGAGGTGCTCGCCGTCGTGCTCCGTGCCGCGGATGGTGAGCAGGCGCGGCTCAAGGTGCTCGTCCGGCGCCGCGAACATGAGCCGTTCGCCGGTGAGCTGGCCCTGCCCAGTGGCCCCGTCGAGGTGGACGAGTCGATGGAGGACGCGGTTACCCGCCATCTGGCCAGTCAGCTCGGGCTTGCCGGACTCGCGCACCGCGAGCAGCTGGAGACCTACTCCGATCCCGAACGGGACCCCTTCGAACGCACCATCGCCACCGCGTATCTGGGCCTGGTGCCGAGCGACGCCGAGCTGTCGTTGGTTTCTGAAGCGGTCTGGGTGGACGTGACCGATCTGCCGGAGATGGCTTTCGATCACCACCTGGTCATCGAGAGCGCGCTGAAGCGGCTTCGCGGCAAGTTCTCATACACAAATATCGCGTTCGCGCTGGCTCCGGCCGAGTTCACGATGGCGAGCCTGCGTGGCATCTACGAGGCAGCCCTCGGTCACGAGGTGGACGTCACCAACCTCCTGCGGGTGCTCCAGCGCCGCGGGCAGATCGAACGGGTCGGCACTCTCGCCGGGTCTGGGGCCCGCGGCGGGCGTCCGCCGAGCACCTGGAAGTTCACTTCGAACGAGTACCAGGTCACTGATCCGTTCGCAGCGCTGGGTCCCGGTCGGCGGACGACGGTCTAG
- a CDS encoding WxL protein peptidoglycan domain-containing protein: protein MSAHTRHLVRIRPHLQTHRPPAHAIVTALIAVLAAVVGIGLAIPTQAFADGEVTWTVRTGDNGFGAQRSSYSYSINPGNELSDSIVITNRGSESLELGIYAADGYTNEDGQLDLNEAGATPTGVGAWVHGEGDHLSIDPGSSVEYAFTVSVPDNATPGDYVGGILTSLTSSSDASQVNTDRRLGIKMALRVSGDLAPGIAVENAQLDWAGSMNPFAGGDATLSYTIRNTGNTVIAALHGTDVSGPFGLFSSEVEAEDDLPQLLPGETWDVTTVVHVAPLVWLTGTATVIPLALDAAGTTSQFDPVYAKAGTLAISWMLLLTLAAVGALVWLGIRLRRESAARRQEREDARVQEAVQQALNTNAADASKNGQSDPANPEPNPRV, encoded by the coding sequence ATGAGCGCTCATACCCGTCATCTTGTCCGCATCCGCCCCCACCTCCAGACTCACCGGCCCCCCGCCCACGCGATCGTCACCGCCCTCATAGCCGTGCTGGCCGCCGTCGTGGGCATTGGTCTGGCCATCCCCACGCAGGCATTTGCCGACGGCGAGGTGACGTGGACGGTGCGCACCGGCGACAACGGATTCGGGGCGCAGCGCAGCAGCTACAGCTACAGCATCAATCCGGGAAACGAACTGAGTGATTCCATCGTCATCACCAACCGCGGCAGCGAATCGCTCGAACTCGGCATCTACGCCGCCGACGGCTACACCAATGAAGACGGCCAGCTCGATCTCAACGAGGCCGGCGCGACACCGACAGGCGTCGGCGCCTGGGTGCACGGCGAGGGCGATCATCTGAGCATCGATCCGGGTTCCTCGGTCGAGTACGCATTCACCGTGAGCGTGCCGGACAACGCCACCCCGGGCGACTACGTCGGCGGCATCCTCACCTCGCTCACGTCGTCGTCGGACGCGAGCCAGGTCAACACCGACAGGCGCCTCGGCATCAAGATGGCGTTGCGCGTCAGCGGAGATCTCGCCCCCGGCATTGCCGTCGAGAATGCGCAGCTGGACTGGGCGGGCAGCATGAATCCGTTCGCCGGCGGCGACGCCACGCTCAGCTACACCATCCGCAACACCGGAAACACCGTCATTGCGGCCCTCCACGGCACCGACGTGTCCGGCCCGTTCGGCCTCTTCTCCTCCGAAGTGGAGGCTGAGGACGATCTCCCGCAGCTGTTGCCCGGGGAGACCTGGGACGTCACCACGGTCGTCCACGTCGCTCCTCTGGTGTGGTTGACCGGCACCGCCACCGTCATTCCGCTGGCACTCGACGCCGCGGGGACCACGTCACAGTTCGACCCCGTCTATGCGAAGGCCGGCACGCTAGCCATCTCGTGGATGCTGCTGCTTACTCTCGCGGCAGTCGGAGCGCTCGTGTGGCTAGGTATTCGTCTTCGCCGGGAATCGGCCGCGCGTCGCCAGGAACGCGAGGACGCACGCGTGCAGGAGGCCGTCCAGCAGGCACTCAACACGAACGCTGCCGACGCTTCGAAGAACGGCCAGTCCGACCCCGCCAATCCAGAGCCGAATCCTCGCGTCTGA
- a CDS encoding purple acid phosphatase family protein: protein MAEEVSTAPTAIVLGVGANESQRILSWYTSEDTSQLVQLAPSASVINGQFPGNATSFAASGNANTTTESAGTHNRHAVITGLQENVEYTYRVGSDNNWSPAYTFRTQSFEGDYDFLFFGDPQIGSSGDEVADGLGWSETLDYALSVNPDAELLVSGGDQVEKANIETQWDQFLANDNLRQYPWAATIGNHDVGGRAYDQHFYTPNTDRAPKYYKDADKTATTSGGDYWYIYKDVLFIDLNSNSYASSAAGSGGDEAHLGFVTDVINNHGYQAKHTVLVYHHAIYSPADHANDTDNAIRRVDFPTAFSELGVDLVLQGHDHSYSRSYEIKNGEKANPDEQAGDADIFTGVGGVIYVTGNSASGSKYYGLTEPDSSKNGGDFGADPTATPDSNGHTRHWANSVENQENVRTYVKVAVKGDSLTVQNIRASATGDVNPAFDRGNVKWQGTVSQNGQSQTLAKGTIVDEFTVYPNNGEGSQTIQVSVNETPGEFGWTINGTNRLVDLGTAEDHNAEYYLASGQINPITVTDTRRPKSPWSLSSKVGDFTDGDKSFSGKYLGWAPNVQEAGAGATAGNAVASGYDSGSGLSSSRVLGAAAQGHDIGQAVLGADLNLKIPGTVSSGSYRTTLTITSLAQ from the coding sequence ATGGCCGAAGAAGTGTCAACCGCCCCCACTGCCATCGTCCTCGGGGTCGGCGCCAACGAATCACAGCGCATCCTCTCGTGGTACACCAGCGAAGACACCAGCCAGCTGGTGCAACTCGCCCCCTCCGCATCGGTTATCAACGGTCAGTTCCCTGGAAATGCCACGAGCTTCGCAGCTTCCGGCAATGCGAACACCACCACGGAAAGCGCCGGCACCCACAACCGTCACGCCGTCATCACCGGCCTTCAGGAGAACGTCGAGTACACCTACCGGGTGGGCTCGGACAACAACTGGTCACCGGCCTACACCTTCAGGACGCAGAGCTTCGAGGGTGACTACGACTTCTTGTTCTTCGGGGACCCGCAGATCGGATCCTCCGGCGACGAGGTGGCCGACGGCCTGGGTTGGTCCGAGACCCTCGACTACGCCCTGAGCGTCAACCCCGATGCCGAGTTGCTGGTCTCCGGCGGCGACCAGGTCGAGAAGGCCAACATCGAGACCCAGTGGGACCAGTTCCTGGCCAATGACAACCTGCGTCAGTACCCATGGGCGGCCACCATCGGTAACCACGATGTGGGTGGCCGGGCCTACGACCAGCACTTCTACACCCCCAACACCGATCGCGCACCCAAGTACTATAAGGACGCCGACAAGACCGCGACCACCTCGGGCGGCGACTACTGGTACATCTACAAGGATGTGCTGTTCATCGACCTCAACAGCAACAGCTACGCGAGCTCGGCTGCCGGAAGTGGCGGCGACGAGGCACATCTCGGCTTCGTGACCGACGTCATCAACAACCACGGCTACCAGGCCAAGCACACGGTGCTCGTCTACCACCACGCGATCTACTCGCCGGCCGACCACGCCAACGACACCGACAACGCGATTCGCCGCGTCGACTTCCCGACGGCATTCTCGGAGCTGGGCGTGGACCTCGTCCTGCAGGGACATGACCACAGCTACTCGCGCAGCTACGAGATCAAGAACGGCGAGAAGGCCAACCCGGACGAGCAGGCCGGCGACGCTGACATCTTCACCGGTGTCGGCGGCGTGATCTACGTGACGGGCAACTCGGCCTCGGGGTCGAAGTACTACGGCCTCACCGAGCCGGACTCCAGCAAGAACGGTGGCGACTTCGGCGCAGATCCGACCGCAACCCCCGACTCCAACGGCCACACTCGCCACTGGGCGAACTCGGTCGAGAATCAAGAGAACGTACGCACCTACGTTAAGGTCGCGGTGAAGGGTGACTCCCTGACGGTGCAGAACATTCGCGCCAGCGCGACCGGTGACGTCAACCCGGCCTTTGACCGTGGCAACGTGAAGTGGCAGGGCACGGTCTCGCAGAATGGCCAGTCACAGACCCTTGCCAAGGGCACCATCGTCGACGAGTTCACCGTCTACCCGAACAACGGCGAAGGCAGCCAGACCATCCAGGTCAGCGTCAACGAAACCCCCGGCGAGTTCGGCTGGACGATCAACGGCACCAACCGCCTGGTCGACCTGGGGACTGCTGAGGACCACAACGCCGAGTACTACCTGGCCAGCGGCCAGATCAACCCGATCACCGTCACCGACACCCGGCGCCCGAAGTCGCCGTGGTCGCTTTCCAGCAAGGTGGGCGATTTCACCGACGGTGACAAGAGCTTCAGCGGAAAGTACCTCGGCTGGGCTCCCAACGTGCAGGAAGCCGGTGCCGGGGCAACCGCCGGTAACGCCGTCGCCTCCGGCTATGACAGCGGCTCGGGGCTTTCGTCCTCCCGCGTTCTCGGAGCGGCCGCTCAGGGCCACGACATCGGCCAGGCAGTTCTGGGCGCCGACCTGAATCTGAAGATTCCGGGCACGGTCTCGTCCGGCAGCTACCGCACCACCTTGACGATCACCTCGTTGGCTCAGTGA
- a CDS encoding HupE/UreJ family protein, with protein sequence MPRPRERRVERCALIAPLLVLLAAILASLTAQPAVAHGFSSVVYANLTSDETGRITAELQLEYDLLVVSAADMQQVDQLFRDGTAAFERADTSAQAKALQDHTDAVESYVTERFTIATASGQSCRSSAGRDVTMTVQQGVPYAVVTLDYTCASDASAHEVTATLFPDDEGYVRDTETIVTYELDGQSGSAALSAQQPLFSTEQSAGQRFVQFFTLGAEHLLTGIDHILFLLALIAGSRRLREVILAASAFTLAHSVTFILAATGVVKVPDAVVEPVIALSISLVAAWYLWLIWQRRAHANELDRSAGPIGIDRAGWLRLGVVFCFGLIHGLGFAGALGIDEPWSWTLLWSLLVFNLGIEAVQVGIIVMIFPLLALLRRRAPQAALWVTGGLAALVAITGLYWFVERVVAG encoded by the coding sequence ATGCCCCGTCCCCGCGAACGCCGAGTCGAACGCTGCGCGCTCATCGCGCCGCTGCTCGTGCTGCTGGCGGCCATCCTGGCGTCTCTCACTGCGCAGCCGGCGGTCGCCCACGGCTTTTCCTCCGTCGTCTACGCCAATCTGACATCGGACGAAACCGGCCGCATCACCGCAGAACTGCAACTCGAATACGACCTGCTGGTGGTTTCGGCGGCCGACATGCAGCAGGTGGACCAGCTGTTCCGAGACGGCACCGCAGCCTTCGAACGAGCGGACACCTCCGCCCAGGCGAAGGCGCTGCAGGACCACACGGACGCAGTGGAGAGCTATGTCACCGAGCGCTTCACCATCGCCACCGCGTCCGGGCAGTCCTGCCGGTCGAGCGCCGGCAGGGATGTGACGATGACGGTGCAGCAGGGCGTGCCCTACGCGGTGGTGACGCTTGACTACACCTGCGCATCCGACGCGAGCGCCCACGAGGTCACCGCCACGCTGTTTCCGGACGACGAGGGCTACGTGCGCGACACCGAGACGATCGTCACCTACGAACTCGACGGCCAGTCCGGCAGCGCGGCGCTCAGTGCACAGCAGCCCTTGTTCAGCACCGAACAGAGCGCCGGGCAGCGATTCGTCCAATTCTTCACGCTGGGCGCGGAGCATCTGCTCACCGGTATCGACCACATCTTGTTCCTGCTCGCCTTGATCGCCGGTTCGAGACGGCTGCGCGAAGTCATCCTGGCGGCGTCGGCGTTCACGCTGGCCCACTCGGTGACCTTCATTCTGGCCGCCACCGGTGTGGTCAAGGTGCCGGACGCCGTCGTCGAGCCCGTCATCGCGCTCTCGATCAGCTTGGTCGCCGCCTGGTACCTGTGGTTGATCTGGCAGCGTCGCGCCCACGCGAACGAGTTGGACAGGTCAGCCGGCCCGATTGGTATCGACCGAGCCGGATGGTTGCGCCTCGGCGTCGTCTTCTGTTTCGGGCTCATCCACGGCCTGGGATTCGCCGGAGCGCTCGGCATCGACGAGCCGTGGTCGTGGACCCTGCTGTGGTCGCTACTCGTATTCAACCTCGGCATCGAGGCGGTGCAGGTCGGCATCATCGTGATGATCTTCCCCCTGCTCGCGCTGTTGCGCCGCCGCGCCCCGCAGGCCGCCCTGTGGGTGACCGGCGGGCTCGCCGCCCTTGTCGCCATCACAGGTCTGTACTGGTTCGTGGAACGTGTAGTTGCGGGGTAA
- a CDS encoding DUF4235 domain-containing protein: MMTKKEKGSKSAKMLYRPIGLASSILSGVIAGIVFKKVWEKVSHSDGAPKALKSEFGLGQVLVAAAVQGAIYAGVKALVDRGGARLFQRATGEWPGD, from the coding sequence ATGATGACCAAGAAGGAAAAAGGCAGCAAATCCGCGAAGATGCTGTACCGGCCGATCGGCCTAGCCAGCAGCATTCTGAGTGGCGTCATTGCCGGGATTGTCTTCAAGAAGGTATGGGAAAAGGTCTCCCATTCGGACGGTGCCCCAAAGGCTCTGAAATCCGAATTCGGATTGGGACAGGTGCTGGTGGCCGCCGCTGTGCAGGGCGCTATCTACGCGGGCGTCAAGGCCCTCGTGGATCGCGGTGGCGCGAGATTGTTCCAGCGGGCAACCGGTGAATGGCCGGGTGACTAG
- a CDS encoding YihY/virulence factor BrkB family protein, with product MRASVREFSADGCTDLAAGLTYRTIMSMFPGLIALVSILSLLGQSGQALTDVLDQLKGAVPADTWASVQPVLDAVLTAPAPGVGLIVGLLIAMWSASGYVKAVGRAMNVIYGVDEGRSAIKLNAQMYLLTAIILALGAVSLVALVISGPIAQAVGTALGIGSFAVAAWDIAKWFILAFIVVFVIALLYYATPNVKQPKFRWISVGALVVIVVTVLATAGFFFYVSNFGKYNATYGALAGVIVLLLWLYIVNAILLFGAEVDAELERVRELQAGMPAERDLQLPVRDTKASDKRARKYEKDMERAETLRKSGGRTQEAGEAGE from the coding sequence ATGCGAGCGAGCGTGCGTGAGTTCTCCGCGGACGGGTGCACAGATCTTGCCGCCGGCCTGACCTATCGGACGATCATGTCGATGTTCCCCGGCCTCATCGCCCTGGTGTCGATCCTGAGCCTGTTGGGCCAGAGCGGTCAGGCGCTGACCGACGTCCTCGATCAGCTCAAGGGGGCAGTACCTGCTGACACCTGGGCATCCGTGCAACCCGTGCTGGACGCGGTGCTGACCGCTCCTGCTCCCGGCGTCGGGCTGATCGTCGGCTTGCTGATCGCGATGTGGTCTGCATCGGGATATGTGAAGGCCGTGGGTCGCGCGATGAACGTCATCTATGGCGTGGACGAGGGACGAAGCGCGATCAAGCTCAACGCTCAGATGTACCTGCTGACGGCCATCATCTTGGCTCTGGGCGCGGTGTCGTTGGTGGCACTCGTGATCTCGGGCCCCATCGCCCAAGCCGTCGGCACCGCTCTGGGAATCGGATCGTTCGCCGTCGCAGCGTGGGACATCGCCAAATGGTTCATCTTGGCATTCATCGTGGTCTTCGTCATCGCGCTGCTCTATTACGCGACGCCGAATGTAAAGCAGCCCAAGTTCCGTTGGATCAGCGTGGGCGCGCTCGTTGTCATCGTCGTCACAGTGCTGGCCACGGCCGGGTTCTTCTTCTACGTGTCGAACTTCGGCAAGTACAACGCCACCTATGGTGCGCTGGCGGGGGTTATCGTCCTGCTGTTGTGGCTCTACATCGTCAACGCGATATTGCTGTTCGGGGCCGAAGTCGATGCCGAGTTGGAGCGTGTTCGTGAACTCCAGGCCGGAATGCCCGCCGAGAGGGACCTTCAGCTTCCCGTCCGTGACACCAAGGCCAGCGACAAGCGGGCGCGTAAGTACGAGAAGGACATGGAAAGGGCCGAGACGCTGCGCAAATCAGGTGGGCGGACGCAGGAGGCCGGTGAGGCGGGGGAATGA
- a CDS encoding GNAT family N-acetyltransferase, which translates to MTLSFRRAEAGAIPAAQQVYRRIIDYSGETVDFSRWHAENHPTPQEVADWVEAGNLYLAADADGGIVGAVMLDHEAPGGYEKPDWAIEAGPDEVLIVHVLGVSPDHRGKGVARFLLAGVIEVARQLGCRAIRLDTYVGNTPARALYARYGFTDLGRHTLHYEGIEVTEFHLFEYVL; encoded by the coding sequence GTGACCTTGAGTTTCCGGCGCGCCGAGGCGGGCGCGATCCCCGCTGCGCAGCAGGTCTACCGGCGGATCATCGACTACTCGGGTGAAACGGTGGATTTCTCCCGCTGGCACGCCGAGAACCATCCGACGCCCCAAGAGGTGGCCGACTGGGTGGAGGCCGGCAACCTCTACCTGGCCGCGGATGCCGATGGGGGCATCGTCGGCGCGGTGATGCTGGATCATGAGGCGCCCGGTGGATACGAAAAGCCCGACTGGGCGATCGAGGCCGGCCCAGACGAAGTGCTGATCGTCCATGTGCTCGGGGTCTCGCCCGACCACCGAGGCAAGGGCGTCGCCAGATTCCTGCTGGCCGGCGTGATCGAGGTGGCCCGTCAGCTGGGTTGCCGCGCGATCCGGCTGGACACCTACGTTGGCAACACCCCTGCTCGCGCGCTGTACGCGCGCTACGGCTTCACCGATCTGGGTCGCCACACGTTGCACTACGAGGGCATCGAGGTGACCGAGTTTCACCTGTTCGAGTACGTGCTGTGA